The Nerophis lumbriciformis linkage group LG05, RoL_Nlum_v2.1, whole genome shotgun sequence genome contains a region encoding:
- the LOC133605776 gene encoding DNA damage-inducible transcript 4-like protein: MVATSTPKPKGGECVSEGGERRYDQACLEKDFWNHCLAGPPRNTEDRSCLQLAKMFESCLSRAKRSTLHCSAVLVPEKLTRRIAGEVLRLASCEPCGLRGCVLYVLLELDKGCQQLERIVCDASVVPTFELTLVFKKDGTAWPSLRDFLFMGTCFAPNFRRALKLSPGFRLVKKKLYSSSAGTVIEEC; encoded by the exons ATGGTGGCTACGAGCACTCCGAAGCCCAAAGGCGGCGAGTGTGTCTCAGAGGGCGGAGAGCGGAGATACGACCAGGCGTGCCTCGAAAAGG ATTTTTGGAACCACTGCTTGGCCGGACCCCCAAGGAATACTGAAGACAGAAGCTGCCTCCAGCTGGCAAAGATGTTTGAGAGCTGCCTGTCGAGAGCCAAGAGGTCAACGCTCCACTGCTCCGCCGTGCTGGTCCCAGAGAAGCTGACGCGGAGGATAGCGGGCGAAGTTCTGCGCCTGGCGTCCTGCGAGCCGTGCGGCCTGCGAGGCTGCGTCCTCTACGTGCTCCTGGAGCTGGACAAGGGCTGCCAGCAGCTGGAGCGCATCGTGTGTGACGCCAGCGTTGTGCCCACCTTTGAGCTGACTCTGGTGTTCAAGAAGGATGGCACAGCTTGGCCCAGCCTGCGGGACTTCCTTTTCATGGGCACCTGCTTCGCCCCCAACTTCAGACGCGCACTTAAACTGAGTCCAGGTTTCCGCCTGGTCAAAAAAAAACTGTACTCCTCCTCGGCTGGTACCGTGATCGAGGAGTGTTGA